The Branchiostoma floridae strain S238N-H82 chromosome 10, Bfl_VNyyK, whole genome shotgun sequence genome has a segment encoding these proteins:
- the LOC118424409 gene encoding coiled-coil domain-containing protein 148-like isoform X1, with product MSGRDLKNFLFLHRSDPTDKGQVFTRIMGGNRSNKYREVDYDAVRALIADRRQAGDEKLGKVQRIAQKSKAGKEHNLQKQHKMVWHKEQLRLTTARRQAQIELDGMTSASPLTNDLPACTQFFQECEAYNAMLSADTGDFKAATVDPVWDLREDLLYWLQEHAEAISQGEGEELREEHQEIRAQVESVQTQQQQVMLQLQEERRQLEEELHLPHLQNMMHSGEKQQETGIPQAMADLECPDRKLKESVLQEFLHLDTRYQERLDELEKTNKETISSSTGGWKAEDHWVFQVVLEQYPHDLPHRRQLYLDRLRKHLPRKTRAALVSHEAWYSAYRVYHDQVRSIQHSWTRDRAELMGKARATFAAVCTAHEQAMEAKIKHQEQEEICAILREQLHYWQEMKREQMAIEAAVKARMREEEEERRQMEEEKEKKRRAKDHQRLVEFYEEKQRARAVAAEADRRRMEELHKLMAEQAEHDKERVRYREEQIEKKTQQRREAQERQEEEERQKERRLETLRQMVEPHVEVDPVRMMGNTTASKARMGIGAEEDINIQKPLFHLHGFTDQQVASDNRVRVEQALREAGLHTSEYARHILKDIAPPRPPRKDQESSVHRLLDHN from the exons ATGTCAGGTCGAGATCTTAAAAACTTCCTGTTCCTTCATCGGTCGGACCCAACAG ACAAAGGCCAGGTGTTTACCCGGATAATGGGAGGAAACCGGAGTAATAAGTACCGGGAGGTGGATTACGACGCGGTGCGGGCGCTGATCGCAGACAGAAGACAGGCCGGGGACGAGAAACTGGGAAAAGTGCAGCGGATCGCACAGAAGTCTAAAGCTGGAAAG GAGCACAACCTGCAGAAACAACACAAGATGGTCTGGCACAAGGAACAGCTACGACTGACCACTGCACGGCGCCAGGCACAGATCGAGCTGGACGGCATGACCAGTGCCAGTCCTCTGACCAACGACCTTCCCGCGTGCACACAGTTCTTCCAGGAGTGTGAGGCGTACAATGCCATGCTGTCTGCAGATACTGGTGATTTCAAAG CTGCCACTGTTGACCCTGTGTGGGACCTGAGAGAAGATCTGCTGTACTGGCTACAAGAGCATGCTGAAGCCATCTCCCAGGGGGAAGGGGAAGAGCTAAGGGAAGAGCATCAAGAG ATCAGAGCCCAGGTGGAGTCTGTACAGACGCAGCAGCAGCAGGTGATGTTGCAGCTGCAGGAAGAGCGGAGACAGCTGGAGGAGGAGCTGCACCTGCCGCACCTGCAGAACATGATGCATTCTGGggagaaacaacaagaaactgGCATTCCACAGGCTATGGCTGACTTGGAATGTCCAGACAG AAAATTAAAGGAATCTGTACTGCAAGAATTTCTACATCTAGACACACGGTACCAGGAAAGGTTAGATGaactggaaaaaacaaacaaagaaactatAAG ttcCAGTACTGGGGGTTGGAAGGCTGAAGACCACTGGGTGTTCCAGGTTGTACTGGAGCAGTACCCTCATGACCTGCCACACAGACGCCAGCTGTACCTGGATAGACTCAGGAAACACCTGCCTCGCAAGACAAGGGCTGCACTG GTTTCCCACGAGGCATGGTACTCTGCGTACAGAGTGTACCACGACCAGGTTCGCTCCATACAGCACAGCTGGACGCGGGACCGTGCTGAACTGATGGGAAAGGCCCGAGCAACATTTGCTGCTGTCTGCACAGCTCATGAACAGGCCATGGAGGCCAAGATTAAACACCAAGAACAGGAAGAAATCTGTGCTATACTGAGAGAAcag ttgCATTACTGGCAGGAGATGAAGAGGGAGCAGATGGCTATAGAGGCTGCAGTCAAGGCAAGGATgagagaggaggaggaggaaagaAGACAGATGGAAGAGGAGAAGGAGAAAAAAAGGAGAGCTAAAGATCACCAGAGG TTGGTTGAGTTCTATGAAGAGAAGCAGAGGGCGCGTGCAGTTGCTGCCGAAGCTGACAGGAGGCGCATGGAGGAACTGCACAAACTCATGGCAGAACAGGCAGAGCACGACAAGGAAAG GGTGAGATACAGGGAAGAACAGATAGAAAAGAAGACTCAGCAGAGAAGAGAGGCCCAGGAAAgacaggaggaggaagagagacaaaaagagagaagactGGAAACTCTCAGACAAATG GTGGAGCCCCATGTGGAAGTAGACCCAGTGCGGATGATGGGGAACACAACT GCTTCCAAAGCCAGGATGGGTATTGGTGCAGAGGAAGATATTAACATCCAGAAACCATTGTTTCATTTGCATGGATTTACCGACCAACAG GTTGCGTCGGACAACAGGGTGCGTGTTGAACAGGCTCTGAGAGAGGCGGGGCTTCACACGTCCGAGTACGCTCGCCACATCCTCAAGGACATCGCCCCGCCACGCCCTCCCAGGAAAGACCAGGAGTCGTCTGTCCACAGGCTGCTAGATCACAACTAG
- the LOC118424408 gene encoding uncharacterized protein LOC118424408 isoform X1 translates to MYGKKHFYLPVAVLFLAALQLCLAASCVKTGPCSCKMDDDSGVIDLSPLVNESPTYKDIHATYFPDTWVYSYNPCVPFSEGSCKNVSVCAKARLNHSKYESYGTQESAEFKSDTDVGLVLGYVDSPSYRVGAVELWCVEKNQPQNLTVLGRHPMWPNTIVSETSLPLTSPHLTSPHRSHSLTGRRGSNAINISFPFSSIPLTIVFTTNNLYLPQQMKSDFRKVCYLYTCTQKHTS, encoded by the exons ATGTACGGGAAGAAACATTTCTACTTGCCGGTAGCCGTCCTTTTTCTCGCGGCTCTGCAGCTCTGTCTGGCCGCCAGCTGTGTGAAGACAGGTCCGTGCTCCTGCAAGATGGACGACGACTCAGGGGTCATTGACCTCAGTCCTCTGGTCAACGAAAGTCCGAC GTACAAGGACATACACGCTACCTACTTCCCTGACACCTGGGTCTATTCCTATAACCCATGCGTACCGTTCTCGGAAGGCTCCTGCAAAAATGTATCT GTTTGTGCCAAGGCCAGACTAAACCATAGCAAGTACGAAAGTTACGGTACCCAGGAGTCAGCGGAGTTCAAGTCCGACACGGATGTTGGGCTCGTGCTGGGGTACGTGGACTCACCATCCTACAG GGTAGGCGCTGTAGAACTGTGGTGCGTAGAGAAGAATCAGCCACAGAACCTCACTGTTCTCGGACGACACCCCATGTGGCCAAACACCATTGTAAGTGAAACGTCTTTAccactcacctcacctcacctcacctcacctcaccggtcccatagcctgactggccgtaggggcagcaatgccatcaacataagttttccattTTCGTCTATACCACTAACAATCGTCTTTACCACTAACAATCTTTATTTACCACAACAAATGAAAagtgactttcgtaaggtctgctacctgtatacatgtacacagaaacATACAAGTTGA
- the LOC118424409 gene encoding coiled-coil domain-containing protein 148-like isoform X2, translated as MGGNRSNKYREVDYDAVRALIADRRQAGDEKLGKVQRIAQKSKAGKEHNLQKQHKMVWHKEQLRLTTARRQAQIELDGMTSASPLTNDLPACTQFFQECEAYNAMLSADTGDFKAATVDPVWDLREDLLYWLQEHAEAISQGEGEELREEHQEIRAQVESVQTQQQQVMLQLQEERRQLEEELHLPHLQNMMHSGEKQQETGIPQAMADLECPDRKLKESVLQEFLHLDTRYQERLDELEKTNKETISSSTGGWKAEDHWVFQVVLEQYPHDLPHRRQLYLDRLRKHLPRKTRAALVSHEAWYSAYRVYHDQVRSIQHSWTRDRAELMGKARATFAAVCTAHEQAMEAKIKHQEQEEICAILREQLHYWQEMKREQMAIEAAVKARMREEEEERRQMEEEKEKKRRAKDHQRLVEFYEEKQRARAVAAEADRRRMEELHKLMAEQAEHDKERVRYREEQIEKKTQQRREAQERQEEEERQKERRLETLRQMVEPHVEVDPVRMMGNTTASKARMGIGAEEDINIQKPLFHLHGFTDQQVASDNRVRVEQALREAGLHTSEYARHILKDIAPPRPPRKDQESSVHRLLDHN; from the exons ATGGGAGGAAACCGGAGTAATAAGTACCGGGAGGTGGATTACGACGCGGTGCGGGCGCTGATCGCAGACAGAAGACAGGCCGGGGACGAGAAACTGGGAAAAGTGCAGCGGATCGCACAGAAGTCTAAAGCTGGAAAG GAGCACAACCTGCAGAAACAACACAAGATGGTCTGGCACAAGGAACAGCTACGACTGACCACTGCACGGCGCCAGGCACAGATCGAGCTGGACGGCATGACCAGTGCCAGTCCTCTGACCAACGACCTTCCCGCGTGCACACAGTTCTTCCAGGAGTGTGAGGCGTACAATGCCATGCTGTCTGCAGATACTGGTGATTTCAAAG CTGCCACTGTTGACCCTGTGTGGGACCTGAGAGAAGATCTGCTGTACTGGCTACAAGAGCATGCTGAAGCCATCTCCCAGGGGGAAGGGGAAGAGCTAAGGGAAGAGCATCAAGAG ATCAGAGCCCAGGTGGAGTCTGTACAGACGCAGCAGCAGCAGGTGATGTTGCAGCTGCAGGAAGAGCGGAGACAGCTGGAGGAGGAGCTGCACCTGCCGCACCTGCAGAACATGATGCATTCTGGggagaaacaacaagaaactgGCATTCCACAGGCTATGGCTGACTTGGAATGTCCAGACAG AAAATTAAAGGAATCTGTACTGCAAGAATTTCTACATCTAGACACACGGTACCAGGAAAGGTTAGATGaactggaaaaaacaaacaaagaaactatAAG ttcCAGTACTGGGGGTTGGAAGGCTGAAGACCACTGGGTGTTCCAGGTTGTACTGGAGCAGTACCCTCATGACCTGCCACACAGACGCCAGCTGTACCTGGATAGACTCAGGAAACACCTGCCTCGCAAGACAAGGGCTGCACTG GTTTCCCACGAGGCATGGTACTCTGCGTACAGAGTGTACCACGACCAGGTTCGCTCCATACAGCACAGCTGGACGCGGGACCGTGCTGAACTGATGGGAAAGGCCCGAGCAACATTTGCTGCTGTCTGCACAGCTCATGAACAGGCCATGGAGGCCAAGATTAAACACCAAGAACAGGAAGAAATCTGTGCTATACTGAGAGAAcag ttgCATTACTGGCAGGAGATGAAGAGGGAGCAGATGGCTATAGAGGCTGCAGTCAAGGCAAGGATgagagaggaggaggaggaaagaAGACAGATGGAAGAGGAGAAGGAGAAAAAAAGGAGAGCTAAAGATCACCAGAGG TTGGTTGAGTTCTATGAAGAGAAGCAGAGGGCGCGTGCAGTTGCTGCCGAAGCTGACAGGAGGCGCATGGAGGAACTGCACAAACTCATGGCAGAACAGGCAGAGCACGACAAGGAAAG GGTGAGATACAGGGAAGAACAGATAGAAAAGAAGACTCAGCAGAGAAGAGAGGCCCAGGAAAgacaggaggaggaagagagacaaaaagagagaagactGGAAACTCTCAGACAAATG GTGGAGCCCCATGTGGAAGTAGACCCAGTGCGGATGATGGGGAACACAACT GCTTCCAAAGCCAGGATGGGTATTGGTGCAGAGGAAGATATTAACATCCAGAAACCATTGTTTCATTTGCATGGATTTACCGACCAACAG GTTGCGTCGGACAACAGGGTGCGTGTTGAACAGGCTCTGAGAGAGGCGGGGCTTCACACGTCCGAGTACGCTCGCCACATCCTCAAGGACATCGCCCCGCCACGCCCTCCCAGGAAAGACCAGGAGTCGTCTGTCCACAGGCTGCTAGATCACAACTAG
- the LOC118424408 gene encoding uncharacterized protein LOC118424408 isoform X2, whose protein sequence is MYGKKHFYLPVAVLFLAALQLCLAASCVKTGPCSCKMDDDSGVIDLSPLVNESPTYKDIHATYFPDTWVYSYNPCVPFSEGSCKNVSVCAKARLNHSKYESYGTQESAEFKSDTDVGLVLGYVDSPSYRVGAVELWCVEKNQPQNLTVLGRHPMWPNTIIMALFSPCCCPGAGPNCADATT, encoded by the exons ATGTACGGGAAGAAACATTTCTACTTGCCGGTAGCCGTCCTTTTTCTCGCGGCTCTGCAGCTCTGTCTGGCCGCCAGCTGTGTGAAGACAGGTCCGTGCTCCTGCAAGATGGACGACGACTCAGGGGTCATTGACCTCAGTCCTCTGGTCAACGAAAGTCCGAC GTACAAGGACATACACGCTACCTACTTCCCTGACACCTGGGTCTATTCCTATAACCCATGCGTACCGTTCTCGGAAGGCTCCTGCAAAAATGTATCT GTTTGTGCCAAGGCCAGACTAAACCATAGCAAGTACGAAAGTTACGGTACCCAGGAGTCAGCGGAGTTCAAGTCCGACACGGATGTTGGGCTCGTGCTGGGGTACGTGGACTCACCATCCTACAG GGTAGGCGCTGTAGAACTGTGGTGCGTAGAGAAGAATCAGCCACAGAACCTCACTGTTCTCGGACGACACCCCATGTGGCCAAACACCATT ATCATGGCCCTATTCAGCCCCTGCTGCTGCCCGGGTGCAGGGCCAAACTGCGCAGACGCCACAACTTAA